From the Acetobacter aceti genome, one window contains:
- a CDS encoding efflux transporter outer membrane subunit, with translation MRECGLSRSLTQYASVSFCALMLAGCAVGPDFHRPAAPVTSYVQGGLPKSSGGRATSQSAQDGDQVFRTGADIPADWWKLFHYPELDQLLKRVLARNPSLEAAKQSLYAAQQDKLASESALYPSVSGYFNPARFKTSRAYSNVPMANSWLYNVHTAQLNISYSPDLWGGVRRQVEAAAAEREGQKYQLEAAWLTLTSSAVDAAISYAMVREEIAVTNVLIDQQEKVLHSMEMQQKLGDVSMADLAQQQTLLAQTRATLPTLNQTLAALHDEIAALANDLPDQPTPEFELARFTLPAELPVSLPAQLINQRPDIKTAEADYHVACAHVGVAIANRLPNVQLGFSPGFAAASIAQMAAPGFGQWELAAMLTEPLFDGFELQHQETGARRRYDEAAAQYRSTITTAIEDVADSLNAVHNDSDMLIQTENAAEAATRSAGISQAQLRLGDVSRVTMLNAQQTELQAKLALAQAQGARLSDTVGLFQSLGGGWWNRVDDPANHPKAGGKKRSPQKS, from the coding sequence ATGAGGGAATGTGGTCTTTCCAGAAGCCTGACTCAGTATGCCAGCGTTTCCTTCTGCGCTCTGATGCTGGCGGGCTGCGCGGTCGGTCCGGATTTTCATCGCCCAGCCGCACCTGTCACCTCTTATGTCCAGGGTGGCTTGCCGAAGAGCAGCGGAGGCCGGGCAACATCACAGTCGGCGCAGGATGGTGATCAGGTTTTCCGCACTGGCGCGGATATTCCGGCTGACTGGTGGAAGCTGTTTCATTATCCCGAGCTGGACCAACTGCTGAAGCGTGTTCTGGCGCGTAACCCGTCTCTGGAGGCGGCCAAGCAGTCCCTCTATGCCGCCCAGCAGGACAAGCTTGCTTCCGAAAGCGCACTGTATCCTTCGGTCAGCGGTTACTTCAATCCTGCCCGCTTCAAGACATCCCGGGCCTATTCCAACGTTCCGATGGCCAATTCATGGCTTTACAACGTCCATACGGCGCAGCTGAACATTTCCTATTCACCAGATCTGTGGGGCGGGGTGCGCCGTCAGGTCGAGGCTGCCGCTGCCGAGCGGGAAGGACAGAAATACCAGCTTGAGGCGGCATGGCTCACATTGACGAGTTCCGCCGTGGATGCGGCCATTTCCTATGCTATGGTTCGGGAGGAAATCGCTGTCACCAACGTGCTGATCGACCAGCAGGAAAAGGTGCTGCATTCAATGGAGATGCAGCAGAAGCTGGGTGATGTGTCGATGGCCGATCTGGCGCAGCAGCAGACGCTTCTGGCGCAGACCCGTGCGACATTGCCGACACTCAATCAGACGCTTGCCGCCCTGCATGACGAGATCGCGGCGCTGGCCAACGATCTGCCGGACCAGCCGACGCCGGAGTTCGAACTGGCCCGCTTTACGCTGCCCGCCGAACTGCCAGTCAGCCTGCCCGCGCAGCTCATCAATCAGCGACCGGATATAAAAACCGCTGAAGCCGACTATCATGTTGCCTGCGCGCATGTGGGCGTGGCGATCGCCAACCGCCTGCCGAACGTGCAGCTTGGGTTCTCGCCGGGTTTCGCGGCAGCAAGCATCGCTCAGATGGCGGCGCCGGGCTTTGGTCAGTGGGAACTGGCGGCAATGCTGACTGAGCCGCTCTTCGACGGATTTGAATTGCAGCATCAGGAAACCGGGGCGCGTCGTCGATACGATGAAGCCGCCGCTCAGTATCGCTCGACCATTACCACGGCGATAGAAGATGTCGCTGATAGTCTGAATGCTGTTCACAATGATTCGGATATGTTGATCCAGACAGAGAATGCGGCGGAAGCGGCAACGAGAAGCGCCGGCATCTCGCAGGCGCAACTCCGTCTGGGGGATGTCAGCCGGGTGACCATGCTGAACGCGCAGCAGACGGAATTGCAGGCGAAGCTGGCTCTGGCGCAGGCGCAGGGTGCGAGACTGTCTGATACTGTCGGGCTGTTTCAATCGCTGGGCGGCGGCTGGTGGAACCGTGTGGATGATCCGGCGAACCATCCGAAAGCGGGTGGAAAGAAGCGCTCACCGCAAAAAAGCTGA